From the genome of Bacteroidia bacterium:
CCTTATTCCCTTTAATATGTAAAGTCAAATATCCATAAGGCATAAGAGTAACATTCATCGTGCTTTTGCCTTTGCTGTTAAAGGTAATACGCGGGAAGCTGGATTTTTCAAAATACTTCTGGTTTTCCTTGGCTACAAGTTCATAGTAGTTCTTATTTTCATCAGCCTTAAAGCGGTAGCTAAACGAACCGTTTTCATCAGTATAGCCACTTATTATTGTCTTTGCTCCCCAGCCGGAGAAATCTTCTCTACTTGTTTCTAATACGCCAACCAAGGCGTGTGGTATAGGCTTGCCCGTGAGTTCATCCAACACCTTACCGCTAATTTCATATTCGCCATCGTAAGGTCCTATTTTCTTACACTCCGTTAAAAGGATCATTAAGATGCTAAAAATGAGATAAATAGAAATTGTGTGTTTCATTGTAACCTGTGTTTTATGTAAGACAAAGATAAAGTAAAATCGGATAAAACAAGTTTTTTAAGGAGAAAGTAATCCATACCCACTTTGTCCATAAACAATCCGGAGGTTATGTAAGAAGATGTGTCCAATGGAGCATAGAACCAATCTAAAACGTTTTTGAGATTGGCATTACTGTCAAGTTCCTGAGCATTTGCGTTGACCGCAAAAGCGAGTACTACAGTTGTTGTAATGAGTTTGAGGCTTTTCATAAAATTAATGTTTTGTTGATTATATTCATATCAGTATATTTTATAAGCTCTCACATCATGTCTCCTACCACGTCTTTGCGAGAAGGCTGGGGTGTTTAAAATTCTATTTTGTGGTATATGGTATCAAAAGGCTGTGGGGGGGGCAGGGTGTCAGAATATCTAGTTTTTACGGGCTCTCCATTGGCATCATAATATTGAAGTACGCTGTAATGGATTTCGCAGGCATGTGTTGGTCTAATAGTAAATATTTTGATGGTGTCGCATCCTGTACGAAAGTCGCCAAGATTACCCCCCCCTCCTGTATATGATACCCCCCCCCATTGACAATCCGCCTTTATTCCCAACGATATGGAGATTGAGATAGCCATAAGGAGTAAGCATGGCATCTACCGTGCTCTTGCCTTTGACTGATATATCCAAGTCTTCGGGCATCGATTCAAAATAACGTGGAGCATTGACTAAAAATTCGTATCTGTATTCTTCGCTTACATGAAATGAAATGGAATACTCTCCCTTGCTATCTGTATATCCAACTCCAACGGTTCTGGCTCCCCATCCATAGAAGTCGTTTTTACTTATTTCCATTACTCCCACACTCGCTCCTTTAATAGGCTTTTTGCTTATTATATCGGTTACGTTAAAGGTAAGTTTGTATTCTCCCTCAAATGAATCTTTCTTGCAGGAATGTATCGTAAATATCGCTACAATGCTTAATAAGAGTAGGGTTTTAATCGTTTTCATTGTAATGAAATTTATAGGTTAATTAATAAGTAAAATCAAATCTTCCATCTGTTACTTTGACGGTGTCTCCTTCTTTGTTTATAGCATCAAAATAAAATGTGCCGGAAACTATTCTGGCTACTGTATCAAGCCTCAAAATATTCATACGACCACAGTCTGGATTAGGGACTCTCCATGAATCACAAACTGTTTCACCTGATTGATTTATAATCGATAAGCCGACTCGATTCATATCGAAGAAATTGCCAAGTAAATAAGGGTCAGTGTATAATATATATTCTCCTACATCAAAAACGCGTTTATAAACATATAAGCCAACAGATTTAAACCCGCTACCAATCTCATCTTCCATAGTACCTCCTACTTGAAGAGTTCCATTTGTATCCTCCCATTTTACTCCATAATAAAACGCTCCGAAATTATCCTTAATGGCTTTTCTTGGGAAGGGTACAAGCAGTTCTCCGTCCACATAGCACCCAAAGGTGTTTTTACCTTCGGTAGTAATGGGTGGAAGTTCGGTGGGGCGTTTTTGTTTAAATATATTTGTCGTCCATTTTTTCTCTTTCTTGCAAGAGCTAAAGCATAGCAAGGATGCGATGCTTAATAAGAATAGGGTTTTAATTGTTTTCATTGTAATGAAATTTATAGGTTAATTAATAAGTAAAATCAAATCTTCCGTCTGTTACTTTGACGGTGTCGCCTTCTTTGTTTATAGCATCAAAATAAAACGTGCCGGAAACTATTCTGGCTACTGTGTCGAGTCTCAAAATATTCATACGACCACAGTCTGGATTAGGGACACCCCAAGAGTCAAAAGTTGTATTGCCTGATTGGTCTTTAATAAAAGTTCTTAAATTATTACTGCTAAAAAAATCACTACTAGGGTATCCATCAGAAGAATCTATATACAAAACATGTTCTCCTTCATCAAAAATACGTTTATATAGATATAGTCTAACATGCTTTAATTCAGAACTATTTTCTCCCTTCATAGTGCCTCCTATTTCAAGTGTTCCATTCAAATCCTCCCACTTTACTCCATAGTAAAATGCGAAAAAATTATCTTTAATAGCTTTTCGTGGGAAGGGTACAAGCAGTTCTCCGTCCACATAGCACCCAAAGGTGTTTTTGCCTTCGGTAGTAATGGGTGGAAGTTCGGTGGGGCGTTTTTGTTTAAATATATTTGTCGTCCCTTTTTTCTCTTTCTTGCAAGAACTAAAGCATAGCAAGGATACGATGCTTAATAAGAGTAAGGTTTTGACATGGTTTTTCATATTTGTTTTAAGTTTTGAGTAAGACAAAGATAAAATAAAATCCGATAAAATAAGTTTTTTTACCAAATACGCAAGAGACTACACTTTATCATAAAGTATAAAGAATCTGTAGGGAGAGTCCCTATCAGTTTTCCTCTAACTTGAATGCAATATTAACCAACTGATACTTGCTCAAATCTGGGTCTTTGTCAATGTCAGATAACAATCCGTAAAATGCCTTTGATTTATTGAGTGTTAAAGATAATTTGCCGTTCACGACTTTGACAGAAAGTGTTGCCCCTCCTTTTGCCAATGCTACATAATCTCCATCAAAAAATAAAATTTTAGCTTCGTCTCCTTTGAGGGTATCTTTGTATCCTACCTGACCAAACTTAGCTTCGTTCAGAATTACCTTATACGTACGGTCGGTCGTTGGTCTTGTTTTCCCTAAATTGATAAGGATTGTGGATTTTTTGTCTTGATTTTCTGCTTTAATCAATGTAACAGTTGTGTCGCCATTCGAGTCGTAAACAAAACAGGTGTCCTGTGTAAATGTGTTGTCCTTGATGGTCCATTCTTTCTCGGAAGGTTCTTTAAAATTGTCAATTTTGTCCTCAACTTTTTTACAGGAGTGGAGAGCAATGCTGAAGGAGATAATCCCGAGCATTAAATACATTTTGTTTTTCATGATTATAGTAGTTGTTTGTGAGTGCACAATAAAATATAAATTGGCTTTCTATTGTATATATTCGAAAGAATAACACATAAAAACACCAAATATAGTAATATTGTCCCCAAAATATAAGCAAAAACTTCCTGTTATTTCAGCAAATACAGCGGAGCACTTTCTGTCAGGTTGCGGTGTTTGTCTTTGAACTTATAGGAGTAGGAAACCTGCACCAGATAAATTCCCAATTCACAAGGCATTCCCATATAGGTTCCGTCCCATCCGGGGTCATTTTGTGTGCCGTCATATACAATCTGCCCCCATCGGTTAAAGATTTGGATGTGATAGTTTTCAACATCATAGGTAATAGGCTTGTAATAATCATTAAGCCCATCCTTATTGGGACTGAATGCGGTTGGCAAATAGAGCCGGCAATTGTTCTCGCTATATTCAATATATACTGAATCGGTTGCGGAACCACAGAAGTTTGTTACTGTAACCTTGTATATACCGGGACGTTTTACAAGGTACTTCGCCTCCTTTTTTTTATCCTGCCACTCATAAGTGCTGTTCCAAAAACTTACATCAAACTCTAACATTTCATATTTGCAAAGCATAGTATCAGAACCCAAGAATACTGATGGGGCAGGGTAAACCTGTGTGATTTGTGAACTCGAGTCTAAACACCCGTCCACCACGACTTTGTATTCCACTGTGTCGCGCCAGAGTATTTGAGGCATGTATAAGTTGTTGATGATGTTTTTGCCATAGAAAGTTCCTCCGGGTGTTGTGGGAATGAAACTGACGGAGTCTTTGTTATTACAATAATATAAAGCAAGTTTTTCAAAACCGGGATCAGGCATTGGTTTGACATAAATTGTTCTAATCGCAGTGTCCCCACATCCCAATTCTGATATGATTTGATGTTCTATGGTGTGGTAACCGATTGTATTGAATTTGTAGGCTGTGTTTTTTGAGGTTGCTGTACTGTCATTACCAATGAGCCAACGATAGCTAATCAGGTTCAACGTGTCGGTTGATTGGTCTGTAAAAACAAATAGGTTTGTGTATAAGCATTGTGATGTGTCATTAATGTCAAAGTTGGCTTTAGGTTTGGGATAGATGTCCACGAAGTTGATGGTTGAATCCAAGCAACCGCTGTCAGAGTATGATAATAGACTTATGCGGTATTTACCACTGCTTCCATAATGTTGAGCAGTGTTTTTGCTTGTGTCAAAATTTCCATTGCCAAAATTCCACTGTTGTGCAATGATGTTACCTTCACTGATTATAGATTGGTTTATAAATCTAAAATTCTGTGTATTGATACATTGAGCAGGGTTGTTTGCTGCAAAAACGCTGGTTGGATTTGCCCAGATGCGAATAGGTTTAATGCTCGAATCCACACATCCGAAGTTAGAAGTAGTTATCATTTTTACATCATAACTTCCAATTGCAGTATATCGATGGTATGCGGAATCGTTGTTGTCGGTTGCTCCATCCCCAAAATCCCAGGAATATGTAAGAGTTCCGTAAGCAATGTTTGATAGGGTTGTAAACTTATATTGGTTTTCGTTGAGACATTGTTTCTCTGTGTTGATTGAAAAATCAGGGGCGGGTTTAGGATATACTTTGACTGTGTGCGAAGCAGTATCAATACAACCAAAGTTTGAGGTTGACCTTAGTAAAATCTTATACGTTCCATAAGCCGCATAACTGATTTGTGTGTCTTTGCTTATTGCATACTCGCCATTGCCTAAGTCCCAATAATGAGTAAGATAGCCATAAGGAATGGTGCTGATATTTTGTAATTCATAAAGATTGCCAGTTAAGCACTGCCCGGAGTCATTGATATTAAAATCTACAAAGGGTTTTGGGTGTACTATGACAGGCACTTCGATAGTGTCTTTGCATGCGTGCTCAGAAATTGCCAACAACCTGATTTGGAATGTGTCGGCAATGGTATATGTGTGAGTAGGATGAGTAACAACTGTACCTTTACCATCACCGAATGTCCACTGGTAATTCAGTGTTCCATAAGGGATGGTGCTTAGGTTTGTAAATGAAAACAATTGGTTGTTTATACATTGTACTGAATCGTTAATTGCAAAACTTGCTTTTGGCTTTGGATGAACTACAACCGGACGTTGAACAGAATCAGCACAGCCGTAATTTGTTGTTGCGTAGAGAAAAATAGGGAATGTGCCATGTGTCGCAAATGAATAGTCAAATGAATCAATTGATTGCAAACTGTTCACAGCTTGTGTGGGTATATTCCATTCGAATGAAACAAAAGTGCCTTCATTGCTTGTCCCATTGCAGGTAAATTTGAACAGATTCGGATTGATACACTGTTTGTCATTGTTTACTGCAATAGAGGCAGTTGGTTTGGCTCTTACTGTAACAACTTTCGATATAGAATCAACACAACCTAAGGAGGAAGTAGCAATTAATTGCACCTTTGGTTTACCCGAGATTGTATATGTGTTATTGGGGTTTGCCACAATACTGTTTTGTCCATCACCAAAGTTCCATTTGTATGTAAGAATACCTTTGCCGACAGAGGAGTGGTTCGAAAAAATAAATAAGTTGTTTATTTGACATTGTTCATCATCATTGACTGTAAATGCAGGAACGGGTTTTGGATATACTTCGATTGTATATGTAACGGTATCTGCACAGCCTAGACTTGACATTACACGGAGTGTTGTGGTGTAAAAACCGGCTGAATCAAAAGTAGTAGTTGGTGTTTTTGAGCTGCTGGTTTTGCCGTTTCCGAACTCCCAATCGCTTGTCCAAGTTGGATATTTTGCTAATGTTGTTAAATCAGTAAAAGCAAAGTTTTGATTGTTTACACATTGAGCAGGAATGTTTACCCCAATCTTTGCAATAGGCATGGGTAACACCTCAACTGTTTTATAAATGGTGTCTGTGCATGAGTTGGAAGATTGAGCAATCATGCGAACGGTATGCACCCCTGTATCAGCAAAGCTGTATTGAAGTACACTGTCGGTAAAGTTATTTCCTTTTATCAACCATGTTCTGGCTTGTGTACCAAAGGTGTTGTCAATGAATGTAAATTTATTTCCAAGATAACATTGTTGATTATCATCAATGGAAAACAGTGCGAATGGATTAGATTGTACCTTGATGCTCTGTGTGGTTGTGTCAGCACACCCAAACGCAGAGGTTGTGATGAGTGTAATTGGATAGGTGCCGGTATCTGCATAAGTATGGGTAGGTGAGGTTAACGCGCTGGAATTTCCATCACCAAATTTCCATTGTGAAGCAAAAGTGCCGGATTGGATTGAGGTGGTATTTGTAAATGCAAAGAGTTGTTCGTTAAAACATTGAGTGGCGTTGTTTGGAGTAAAATTTGGGACAGGCGTAGGGTTAATTACTATGCCTTTTGTTATTGAGTCAGTACAGCCAAAATCGCTGGTGGCTTTTAATTTTATATTGAATGTGCCCTGCAACGCAAAACTATGCAACGGTTCAAAGTCAGTGGAAGTGGCTACTCCTGCAAGGTTCCATGCATAGCTTAAACCGGTGTCGGGGACAGAACTTAGATTAGAAATAAGCAAATCTTGGCGTGAGCACCGATGTCCTACATTGTACTGTACAGAGGGTTTGTGATGAACAATAACAGTTTTAGAAACCGAGTCTGAACAGCCGGCTAAGTTTGTGATAATTAATTTCACATTATACGAACCGCCTTTGTTGAATTTTTTATTTTCTATATCAAAATTGCCATAAGTGCTATCGCCAAAATTCCAGTCCCATTTTACAATCACATCATTAAATGCTTTTGAAGAATCTTTAAAAACAATAGGAACTCCGGCACATTCATTTGTAAATGTAAAATCAGGTACCGGAGTCGGTGAAATTACAATCATACGTTTGATGCTGTCCGAACAACCATTTAAGGTATGGATAGTCAGTGTAACTACATATCGCCCTGTGTCATTGTAATGATGGAGCGGATCGTTGTCCCCGGAAGTGTATCCATCACCAAAATCCCACAATACAGAAGATATGGTAGATGTGCCTATGTAAGTTGTGTTTGTGAATTGAGTGTTACTGGTAAAACAATTTGTAACGTGTTTGAAATTAACCTTAGGTGTTTCAAGTACTGTAATTTGTCTGAAAGGAGCCGGAATTGAATCCGGAAAAGTGTTAGAGCATGTAATGGTTACACCATTTCTCACATAAGTCCCTTGTGCGGTGAGCGTAGGGAAATATTGCCCAAATTGATTATATGTAAAACTAACATTCGCTGCTGAGCTTGTGTTAAACACATTGCCGCTACTGTCCTTGTATCGCCAAATATAATTCGTTGCACCCGTG
Proteins encoded in this window:
- a CDS encoding PKD domain-containing protein, which encodes MRLFTTILHFIFFFLLICFTYNSMGQCVADFSSASTICNKDTSYFTFTGNGKHFQWNFNNPASGAKNIDTLSNPKHFFTSPGIYKVQLIVSDSACADTIIKQVIVLQNPQISFSFINNCKNLLSTFTSTFDLDSLDTIKQIYWYADNALIDSGTTLSYSFNDTGTTIINATVTTINGCRDSAIKSISIFPLPEITSDKATTCIEQDIQYSLQSGSVPGIVFKWNFGDGSSSSQSAPTYQYATQGLYPVSLLITYPDSSTCYTTMDSIKISGKPNTNFRLLSDSVQCFTNNQFCFEFDGREKNLSYRTFIFGDGTQNNTFSLSDTSICYTYSDTAGGIYTVSYQAIDSNGCENSSTLDSLITIHPIVRANFIADRFEGCFATPVNFTNKSNYTPPSITKFKWDFGDGNLDSTQWNVAHTYTFNGTFSVTLGIESDLGCHADTTFVNLVNNINFDIDAKLDSLSSYCRSDNRLYYSQTPILGGDIRWYWTDGDTSYTWNTSKHYYNPGTYYPRVRVNVGGCIKDTVYDTVTIVGPRAIGNNIINRYQCQIKDTVYFTNASLYDFNQSRMTFWDFGDIYAPACTTNLALGINVGMNCRYSTDSILTQHFYSPGKEQCYFAKLVVQDTVLGCADSTYISLPLMPPKADIDLTALPPRAGMTLNKVRTCLSYGDDKSNAVVLNLSQTQPSCGRQRWWVMWDSLNAAQSGSFNSFWESYADSHFYTFANRPADSNGFITIGLIIENGRDSSNNVCRDTAWYHHFIQFEMFDPEFVSDYDSTLQYCAGSTFTFRFKDTLQQAIDKVEWYWGDGQHDTLVGNNTTLPIQHQFKTSGIYDITAVVHTDSGCSTSFSKRIKVGFYTFFEIGDVITGNKVCTNLPTPLLPQVSYFNNPTMYWNDSNRIKAGKEKIFWDMGDGAGFRDLGLPPFSFQYTKGGVYNVAIAVEDSVGCKDTFSMNNAVRVKYIQAAIETDFDSFVCAQSIQFKSLVSRFDSTSSFPQDTSGNITYKWDFGNTLPTNLLPNPLMLMKEGSYPVTLVATNDLGCADTAFKSITVLGPKAHYNFTFDSIGCQPLYVEFTNNSTGATNYIWRYKDSSGNVFNTSSAANVSFTYNQFGQYFPTLTAQGTYVRNGVTITCSNTFPDSIPAPFRQITVLETPKVNFKHVTNCFTSNTQFTNTTYIGTSTISSVLWDFGDGYTSGDNDPLHHYNDTGRYVVTLTIHTLNGCSDSIKRMIVISPTPVPDFTFTNECAGVPIVFKDSSKAFNDVIVKWDWNFGDSTYGNFDIENKKFNKGGSYNVKLIITNLAGCSDSVSKTVIVHHKPSVQYNVGHRCSRQDLLISNLSSVPDTGLSYAWNLAGVATSTDFEPLHSFALQGTFNIKLKATSDFGCTDSITKGIVINPTPVPNFTPNNATQCFNEQLFAFTNTTSIQSGTFASQWKFGDGNSSALTSPTHTYADTGTYPITLITTSAFGCADTTTQSIKVQSNPFALFSIDDNQQCYLGNKFTFIDNTFGTQARTWLIKGNNFTDSVLQYSFADTGVHTVRMIAQSSNSCTDTIYKTVEVLPMPIAKIGVNIPAQCVNNQNFAFTDLTTLAKYPTWTSDWEFGNGKTSSSKTPTTTFDSAGFYTTTLRVMSSLGCADTVTYTIEVYPKPVPAFTVNDDEQCQINNLFIFSNHSSVGKGILTYKWNFGDGQNSIVANPNNTYTISGKPKVQLIATSSLGCVDSISKVVTVRAKPTASIAVNNDKQCINPNLFKFTCNGTSNEGTFVSFEWNIPTQAVNSLQSIDSFDYSFATHGTFPIFLYATTNYGCADSVQRPVVVHPKPKASFAINDSVQCINNQLFSFTNLSTIPYGTLNYQWTFGDGKGTVVTHPTHTYTIADTFQIRLLAISEHACKDTIEVPVIVHPKPFVDFNINDSGQCLTGNLYELQNISTIPYGYLTHYWDLGNGEYAISKDTQISYAAYGTYKILLRSTSNFGCIDTASHTVKVYPKPAPDFSINTEKQCLNENQYKFTTLSNIAYGTLTYSWDFGDGATDNNDSAYHRYTAIGSYDVKMITTSNFGCVDSSIKPIRIWANPTSVFAANNPAQCINTQNFRFINQSIISEGNIIAQQWNFGNGNFDTSKNTAQHYGSSGKYRISLLSYSDSGCLDSTINFVDIYPKPKANFDINDTSQCLYTNLFVFTDQSTDTLNLISYRWLIGNDSTATSKNTAYKFNTIGYHTIEHQIISELGCGDTAIRTIYVKPMPDPGFEKLALYYCNNKDSVSFIPTTPGGTFYGKNIINNLYMPQILWRDTVEYKVVVDGCLDSSSQITQVYPAPSVFLGSDTMLCKYEMLEFDVSFWNSTYEWQDKKKEAKYLVKRPGIYKVTVTNFCGSATDSVYIEYSENNCRLYLPTAFSPNKDGLNDYYKPITYDVENYHIQIFNRWGQIVYDGTQNDPGWDGTYMGMPCELGIYLVQVSYSYKFKDKHRNLTESAPLYLLK